One genomic window of Elaeis guineensis isolate ETL-2024a chromosome 2, EG11, whole genome shotgun sequence includes the following:
- the LOC105053302 gene encoding protein SABRE isoform X1, whose amino-acid sequence MASSPVKFFSILLVVSVIGWILFVFSSRLLAWFLSRTMGASVGFRVAGCNCLRDVAVKFKKGAIESVSIGEIKLSLRKSLVKLSFGFISRDPKLQLLVCDIEVVIRSSKQSNKTSKSKKSRSAGKGKWMVLTNVARLISVSVTDLVVKVPKSVVEVKDLRVDISKIAGSNQILRVKSDLKPFIVQLGDSRFSFDQMLNCNQRDSLHIGQAYPSIMEKNSVPFVSKDLSIECDLGHDREKGVKIINLDLVCGDVIVCLNEDLFLNANTKLDIGSDNNAIGGPTLAVTATKKSQENKPSFLSIKKHIFLLPEKVSFSMPKLDLKFMHRGEDLIVENNIMGIHLSSSKSISYEDSGETTSHFDVQMDLSEIHLLREGVTSILEILKVAAVASVDIPMEPLLPIRAEVDVKLGGTQCNLIMSRLKPWLHLHSSKKKRMMLGKENSRKERSQPSDMKAIMWTCTVSAPEMTIVLYDLNGLPLYHGCSQSSHLFANNIASRGIQVHTELGELHLQMEDEYQECMKENLFGVETNSGSLMHIARLSLDWGHREMELQEKHDPIRWALVFSIDISGMAVHFGFQHVESFITTLMSFKALFKSLSSVKRASESKVGHMSKKSAKGTQILKLNLEKCSVSYCGDMSIQDTVIADPKRVNFGSQGGEVIISVSADGTPRRASIISTLPGECKNLKFSTSLDIFHLSLCVNKETKSTQMDVERARSVYQEYSEEHKPGAKVTLVDMQNAKFVRRTGGLTDIAVCSLFSATDISVRWEPDAHLALHEFFTRLRFLIHNNKLQGYGNEIRVQSHDMKDMEPEKNVNRLDQVRPEMPYGKRESIFAVDVEMLRVSGELADGVETVINVQSIFSENARIGILLEGLMLSFNEARVLKSSRMQISCIPVSTSSILDAKVHSAATRDWVIQGIDIHICMPYRLQLRAIEDAVEDMLRGLKLITAAKTSLIFPSRKENSKKPKPRTTKFGSVRFVIRKLTADIEEEPIQGWLDEHYHLMKNEVCELAVRLKLLDESISAGSMISGSADPNNLCSERKTRYNGIEIDVHDKLVVQRLQEEIHKQTFRSYYQACQKMVIVEGSGACSRGFQSGFKPSTHRASLLSLCATDLDVSLTKIEGGVSGMVEFIKKLDPVCLENDIPFSRLYGRDIHLHTGSLVLQIRNYTFPLFSATAGKCQGRIVLAQQATCFQPQIHQDVYIGRWRRVRMLRSASGTTPPMKMYSDLPIYFHKGEVSFGVGYEPAFADVSYAFTVALRRANLSTRNQNSDLKGQNVVGTSQAANVNISQSQPFKKERSLPWWDDMRYYIHGKIVLYFNETKWNLLATTNPYEKLDRLQIISNYMDIQQTDGRVFVSAKAFKIYLSSLESLTKNSSLKLPCGVSRPFLYSPAFSLEVIMDWQCDSGNPLNHYLHALPSEGEPRKKVYDPFRSTSLSLRWNFSLRPSLLPHDKHATSSGFGDSMILDGAFYDTSQKLENTDSPTMNLGAHDLAWIFKWWNINYNPPHKLRTFSKWPRFGISRAARSGNLSLDKVMTEFFLRVDATPTCIEHMPLGDDDPASGLTFKMSKLKYELCYSRGKQRYTFDCKRDHLDLVYQGLDLHMLKAYLNRDNNSSAVQDIPTTKRGSHTGLSGKVGNVKYNNFSNFTEKNRDDGFLLYSDYFTIRRQAPKADSARLLAWQESGRKNLEMTYVRSEFENGSESDHTRSDPSDDDGFNVVIADNCQRVFVYGLKLLWTIENRDAVWSWVGGISKAFEPPKPSPSRQYAQRKMIEEQQMHDGSKMPCDDNFVSPPTSHSVNSPSRQVETMGSVSSPSPSSKMECSSSDIVAVKHGYIDDSEEEGTRHFMVNVIQPQFNLHSEEANGRFLLAAASGRVLARSFHSVLHVGYEMIEQALGTSNVQIPGSEPEMTWKRAEFSVMLEHVQAHVAPTDVDPGAGLQWLPKILRSSPKVKRTGALLERVFMPCQMYFRYTRHKSGTAGLKVKPLKELSFNSPNITATMTSRQFQVMLDVLSNLLFARLPKPRKSSLLYPSEDDEDIEEEADEVVPDGVEEVELAKINLEQKERERKLLLDDIRTLSEASDVPADLCQSPEKDGDLWMITSGKLVLVQGLKKELLNIQKSRKAASSALRMALQKAAQLHLMEKEKNRSPSYAMRISMRINKVVWSMLADGKSFAEAEINDMIYDFDRDYKDIGVARFTTKSFVVRNCLPNAKSDMLLSAWNAPPEWGKNVMLRVDAKQGAPKDGNSPLELFQVEIYPLKIYLTETMYRMMWDYFFPEEEQDSQRRQEVWKVSTNAGSRRLRKSFAGPEAAASSSQSTRESEAPGRSSATTGASANASINQASIHGDASQVSKLQSLKANIVCGSNPELRRTSSSDRTWEESAAESAANDLVLQAHSSNTSSKSGPLNPAPEHQHAVNEISKNKPKESKSVRSGRLSHEEKKVGKSQDEKRARTRKMMEFHNIKISQVELLVTYEGSRFAVNDLRLLMDSFHRVDFTGTWRRLFSRVKKHIIWGVLKSVTGMQGKKFKDKALSQRDANGSAVPESDLNFSDSDGGQPGKSDQFPITWLKRPSDGAGDGFVTSIRGLFNSQRRKAKAFVLRTMRGDADGEFHGEWSDSDVEFSPFARQLTITKAKKLMRHAKKFRSRGHKSSGLTLQRDSFPSTPRESTPFQSDSSGPSSYEDFHD is encoded by the exons GTACCAAAATCTGTTGTCGAAGTGAAAGATCTGAGGGTAGACATATCGAAAATTGCTGGATCCAATCAAATTCTTAGAGTGAAGTCGGACCTTAAACCTTTTATTGTTCAACTAGGGGATTCACGGTTCAGTTTTGATCAGATGCTTAATTGCAATCAAAGGGACAGCTTGCATATTGGACAAGCCTATCCATCTATTATGGAAAAGAACTCTGTGCCTTTTGTCAGCAAGGATTTATCAATTGAGTGTGACCTTGGTCATGATAG ggaaaaaggtGTCAAAATCATTAATCTGGACTTGGTATGTGGAGATGTCATCGTTTGCCTGAATGAAGATCTTTTTCTCAACGCTAATACTAAGTTGGACATTGGTAGTGACAATAATGCGATTGGAGGCCCTACTCTGGCAGTTACAGCTACTAAAAAATCTCAGGAAAACAAACCCTCTTTCCTATCAATAAAGAAGCATATTTTTCTGCTTCCAGAAAAG GTTAGCTTCAGTATGCCAAAACTTGATCTGAAGTTCATGCACCGGGGTGAAGACCTTATTGTTGAGAACAATATTATGGGCATTCATCTCAGTAGTAGCAAATCAATATCATATGAGGACTCTGGAGAGACTACATCACATTTTGATGTTCAGATGGACTTGAGTGAAATTCAT TTACTCCGAGAAGGTGTAACTTCTATCTTGGAAATTCTGAAAGTTGCTGCTGTTGCTTCAGTAGATATTCCAATGGAG CCACTTCTACCTATTAGAGCTGAAGTTGATGTTAAGCTTGGTGGTACCCAGTGCAACCTCATCATGAGCAGACTAAAGCCATGGTTGCACCTTCACTcgtctaaaaagaaaagaatgatgCTTGGCAAAGAAAATTCTCGAAAAGAAAGGTCTCAGCCAAGTGACATGAAAGCCATCATGTGGACGTGTACTGTCTCAGCACCAGAGATGACTATCGTGCTTTACGACCTTAATGGGTTGCCATTATACCAT GGATGCTCACAGTCGTCCCATTTGTTTGCAAATAATATAGCTAGCAGGGGGATTCAAGTGCATACAGAACTTGGTGAACTACATTTGCAGATGGAAGATGAATACCAGGAGTGCATGAAGGAAAATTTATTCGGTGTAGAAACTAATTCAGGTTCCTTAATGCACATTGCACGGTTAAGTCTAGATTGGGGACACAGGGAGATGGAATTGCAAGAAAAGCATGATCCCATTAGATGGGCATTGGTATTTTCCATTGATATAAGTGGTATGGCAGTACACTTTGGCTTTCAGCATGTTGAGTCTTTTATAACTACCTTGATGTCCTTCAAGGCACTATTTAAAAGTTTATCTTCTGTTAAAAGAGCTTCAGAGAGCAAGGTGGGGCACATGAGCAAAAAGTCGGCAAAAGGGACGCAAATTTTGAAACTAAATCTTGAAAAATGTTCTGTAAGTTATTGTGGTGATATGAGCATCCAAGATACAGTTATTGCAGATCCGAAGCGAGTGAATTTTGGTTCACAAGGTGGGGAAGTTATAATTAGTGTCTCCGCTGATGGCACACCGCGCAGAGCAAGCATTATTTCAACTCTTCCTGGTGAATGCAAGAATCTGAAATTTTCAACATCTCTTGACATCTTCCATCTTAGTTTGTGTGTGAACAAGGAAACAAAGTCAACACAAATGGATGTTGAAAGAGCAAGATCGGTCTACCAGGAATACTCTGAAGAGCACAAACCTGGTGCTAAAGTGACACTGGTGGATATGCAGAATGCAAAATTTGTGCGTCGTACTGGTGGGCTTACTGATATTGCTGTTTGTTCTCTCTTCAGTGCAACTGATATATCTGTTAGATGGGAGCCTGACGCACATTTGGCACTACATGAATTTTTTACCCGCTTGAGGTTTTTGATACATAATAACAAGCTCCAAGGTTATGGTAATGAAATAAGAGTACAATCCCATGATATGAAAGATATGGAACCAGAGAAAAATGTTAACAGGTTGGACCAGGTGCGACCTGAGATGCCATATGGAAAAAGGGAGTCAATTTTTGCTGTTGATGTGGAAATGTTAAGAGTGTCTGGGGAACTTGCAGATGGTGTTGAAACAGTGATCAATGTTCAGTCTATATTTTCTGAGAATGCCAGGATAGGCATACTACTTGAAGGGCTTATGCTTAGTTTTAACGAAGCCAGGGTTCTTAAAAGTAGCCGCATGCAGATTTCCTGTATTCCAGTTTCAACGAGTAGCATTCTTGATGCAAAGGTACACTCTGCAGCAACAAGAGATTGGGTTATTCAAGGAATTGACATACATATCTGCATGCCTTACAGGTTGCAATTACGTGCTATAGAGGATGCTGTTGAGGATATGTTGCGGGGCTTGAAGCTTATTACTGCTGCTAAAACCAGTCTAATATTTCCTTCTAGGAAGGAGAACTCGAAAAAACCAAAGCCCAGAACAACAAAATTTGGATCTGTCAGATTTGTCATACGTAAACTGACAGCAGATATTGAGGAAGAGCCCATACAGGGCTGGCTTGATGAACATTACCATTTGATGAAGAATGAAGTTTGTGAGTTAGCTGTTCGATTGAAGTTACTTGATGAAAGTATCTCTGCTGGCAGTATGATTTCAGGAAGTGCTGATCCAAATAATTTGTGCTCAGAAAGGAAGACTCGTTATAATGGAATTGAGATTGATGTGCATGATAAATTAGTTGTTCAGAGATTGCAAGAAGAAATCCATAAGCAGACATTTCGTTCTTATTATCAGGCATGTCAAAAAATGGTAATTGTGGAAGGATCAGGTGCATGTTCAAGAGGTTTTCAATCTGGTTTCAAACCCAGTACTCATAGAGCTTCACTTCTATCACTCTGTGCAACAGATTTGGATGTAAGTTTAACCAAAATTGAAGGAGGTGTTTCTGGAATGGTTGAATTTATAAAGAAACTTGACCCTGTCTGCTTAGAAAATGATATACCATTCTCCCGGCTGTATGGAAGAGATATTCATTTACATACAGGTTCTTTAGTTCTCCAGATAAGAAATTACACTTTTCCATTGTTTTCTGCTACTGCAGGGAAATGTCAAGGCCGTATCGTGCTTGCTCAACAG GCAACATGTTTCCAACCCCAAATACATCAGGATGTATACATTGGGAGATGGAGGAGAGTACGAATGCTACGTTCAGCTAGTGGTACAACTCCACCAATGAAAATGTACTCTGACTTACCTATATATTTTCATAAAGGGGAAGTTTCATTTGGAGTTGGATATGAGCCAGCTTTTGCAGATGTAAGTTATGCATTCACAGTAGCCCTGCGCCGGGCTAATCTTAGCACTAGGAATCAGAATTCTGATTTGAAGGGTCAAAATGTTGTGGGCACTTCACAGGCTGCAAATGTCAATATTTCACAGAGTCAACCATTTAAAAAGGAGCGCAGCTTGCCATGGTGGGATGACATGAGGTACTATATTCATGGGAAGATTGTCTTGTATTTCAACGAGACCAAATGGAACCTGCTTGCAACAACTAATCCTTATGAGAAGCTAGACAGACTTCAAATCATTTCTAATTACATGGATATCCAGCAAACAGATGGTCGTGTATTTGTTTCTGCAAAGGCATTTAAGATTTATCTAAGCAGTCTAGAGAGTTTGACCAAAAACTCCAGTTTAAAACTTCCATGTGGTGTCTCTAGACCATTTTTATATTCCCCTGCTTTCTCTCTTGAAGTGATCATGGACTGGCAATGTGATTCTGGTAATCCCCTAAATCATTATTTGCATGCACTTCCCTCTGAAGGGGAACCTCGAAAGAAAGTTTATGATCCATTTCGTTCGACTTCTCTCTCTCTAAGATGGAATTTTTCTCTGAGACCTTCTCTGCTGCCACATGACAAGCATGCTACATCTTCGGGTTTTGGAGACAGCATGATACTAGATGGTGCCTTTTATGATACTTCACAAAAGTTGGAGAACACTGACTCCCCAACAATGAACCTGGGAGCCCATGACCTTGCATGGATATTCAAATGGTGGAACATAAATTATAATCCTCCTCATAAACTGAGAACATTCTCTAAATGGCCACGCTTTGGAATTTCAAGAGCTGCAAGATCTGGCAACTTGTCCTTGGACAAAGTTATGACTGAGTTTTTTCTTCGTGTTGATGCTACACCCACTTGCATTGAACACATGCCTTTAGGAGATGATGATCCTGCTAGTGGTCTAACATTTAAAATGTCAAAATTGAAGTATGAGCTCTGTTATAGTCGTGGTAAGCAGCGGTATACATTTGATTGCAAGCGTGATCACCTTGATCTTGTTTACCAGGGTCTTGACCTTCATATGTTGAAAGCATATTTGAATAGGGATAATAACTCATCTGCAGTTCAGGATATTCCAACAACAAAGAGAGGTTCTCACACTGGGCTGTCTGGTAAAGTCGGCAATGTGAAATAcaataattttagtaattttacaGAGAAAAATCGAGATGATGGGTTTCTTTTGTATTCTGATTATTTCACAATACGAAGGCAAGCTCCAAAGGCTGATTCTGCAAGGCTGTTGGCATGGCAAGAATCTGGTAGAAAGAATCTTGAGATGACATATGTGAGGTCTGAGTTCGAGAATGGTAGTGAAAGTGACCATACACGCTCTGATCCTAGTGATGATGATGGATTTAATGTTGTCATAGCTGATAATTGTCAACGTGTTTTCGTTTATGGCCTTAAGCTCTTGTGGACGATAGAAAACAGAGATGCTGTTTGGTCCTGGGTTGGTGGAATATCCAAAGCATTTGAACCTCCAAAACCTTCTCCATCTAGGCAGTATGCACAAAGAAAGATGATTGAGGAACAACAGATGCATGATGGGTCTAAAATGCCTTGTGATGATAACTTTGTGTCTCCTCCTACATCCCATAGTGTTAATTCTCCTTCTCGACAAGTTGAGACTATGGGTTCAGTTTCTTCTCCATCTCCTTCGAGTAAAATGGAATGCTCATCCTCTGATATAGTTG CAGTGAAGCATGGATACATTGATGACTCAGAGGAAGAGGGGACACGCCACTTCATGGTGAATGTTATTCAACCTCAATTCAATTTGCATTCAGAAGAAGCGAAT GGTagatttctgcttgctgcagccaGTGGCCGTGTCTTAGCTCGTTCATTCCACTCAGTTCTTCATGTTGGATATGAGATGATTGAGCAAGCGCTAGGTACCAGCAATGTACAGATTCCTGGATCAGAACCTGAAATGACATGGAAACGAGCGGAGTTCTCTGTGATGCTGGAGCATGTTCAAGCTCATGTTGCACCAACTGATGTTGACCCAGGTGCTGGACTCCAATGGCTCCCTAAGATTCTTAGGAGTTCACCGAAGGTAAAACGTACTGGTGCTTTACTTGAAAGGGTGTTTATGCCTTGTCAAATGTACTTCCGCTACACAAGGCACAAAAGTGGAACTGCAGGTCTGAAG GTCAAGCCACTAAAAGAACTCTCTTTCAACTCTCCTAATATTACTGCAACAATGACTTCACGCCAGTTTCAGGTCATGCTGGATGTACTGAGCAATCTTCTCTTTGCCAGGCTTCCCAA GCCTCGTAAAAGTAGCCTTTTGTACCCATCTGAAGATGATGAGGATATTGAAGAGGAGGCTGATGAGGTGGTTCCTGATGGTGTTGAAGAGGTAGAGCTTGCAAAGATCAACCTCGaacagaaagagagagagaggaagttaTTGCTTGATGACATAAGGACCCTATCAGAAGCTAGTGATGTTCCTGCTGACCTCTGCCAATCTCCAGAGAAGGATGGTGATTTGTGGATGATTACTAGTGGAAAACTAGTTCTG GTGCAAGGACTGAAGAAAGAGTTACTTAACATACAAAAGTCTAGAAAGGCTGCATCTTCTGCATTAAGAATGGCTTTGCAAAAAGCTGCACAGCTGCATCTTATGGAGAAAGAAAAGAACAGAAGCCCTTCTTATGCTATGCGAATTTCTATGAGAATCAACAAGGTGGTATGGAGTATGCTTGCAGATGGAAAATCCTTTGCCGAAGCTGAGATAAATGACATG ATATATGATTTTGACCGAGACTACAAAGATATTGGTGTTGCTCGGTTCACAACAAAGTCCTTTGTTGTGAGAAATTGTCTGCCTAATGCCAAGTCAGATATGCTGTTATCAGCCTGGAATGCACCTCCTGAATGGGGAAA AAATGTAATGCTTCGTGTCGATGCCAAACAGGGTGCTCCAAAGGATGGAAATTCACCTCTTGAACTTTTCCAG GTGGAGATCTATCCTTTGAAGATATATTTGACTGAAACTATGTACAGAATGATGTGGGATTATTTTTTCCCAGAAGAAGAACAAGATTCACAAAGACGGCAG gaggTTTGGAAAGTTTCAACCAATGCTGGATCAAGACGGCTAAGGAAAAGTTTTGCTGGCCCTGAAGCAGCTGCTTCATCCAGCCAATCTACCAGAGAATCTGAGGCTCCTGGAAGATCAAGTGCAACTACAGGAGCTTCAGCTAATGCTAGCATCAACCAAGCTTCTATTCATGGTGATGCTTCCCAA GTATCCAAGTTGCAAAGCCTAAAAGCAAATATTGTATGTGGTTCAAATCCGGAGCTACGGCGAACATCTTCATCTGACAGAACTTGGGAAGAAAGTGCGGCTGAGTCAGCAGCCAATGACCTTGTGTTGCAAGCTCATTCTTCAAATACTTCTTCAAAGAGTGGCCCCCTCAATCCAGCACCAGAACACCAACATGCAGTTAACGAGATATCCAAAAATAAACCAAAAGAATCCAAGTCAGTAAGATCCGGCCGCTTGTCTCATGAGGAAAAGAAGGTAGGGAAATCTCAGGATGAGAAAAGAGCTAGGACTCGCAAGATGATGGAGTTCCATAATATCAAAATAAGCCAG GTTGAGTTGCTTGTTACTTATGAAGGATCAAGATTTGCAGTCAATGATCTGAGGTTGCTAATGGATTCTTTTCACCGTGTTGATTTTACTGGCACGTGGAGGCGGCTTTTCTCGCGAGTTAAGAAGCATATCATCTGGGGAGTTTTGAAGTCAGTAACTGGCATGCAG GGTAAGAAATTCAAGGATAAAGCCCTAAGCCAAAGGGACGCCAATGGAAGTGCTGTTCCTGAAAGTGATCTTAACTTCAGTGATAGCGACGGAGGTCAACCTGGAAAATCTGATCAGTTTCCTATAACTTGGCTTAAGCGGCCTAGCGATGGGGCTGGTGATGGATTTGTCACATCAATTAGGGGACTTTTCAATTCGCAGCGCCGCAAAGCCAAGGCATTTGTACTGCGAACTATGAGAGGTGATGCAGATGGTGAATTCCATGGTGAGTGGAGTGACAGTGATGTTGAGTTCTCACCCTTTGCCCGGCAACTGACTATAACAAAAGCTAAGAAGCTTATGCGGCATGCTAAGAAGTTTCGCTCAAGAGGGCATAAGAGTTCAG GGTTGACACTGCAACGTGATTCATTTCCATCAACTCCAAGAGAGTCCACACCATTTCAAAGTGATTCCTCTGGTCCATCTTCCTACGAGGATTTCCATGATTAG